The Phycisphaerae bacterium DNA window TTATCTTCGAACACATCGTAATGCCTGTGGCCTGCCCACCAGAATAAGCCTTTCTCATCGACAAGATTTTTGAAATAGTATTTTATATATTCCTTAGCGGCATTTGAATAAGCCTTGTCGCCGGACAATTCAGACTTCAGATACATTACGTTTATCAATGGCTGGTCAGTGAATAAATTTGCACCTGCAGGATTTCTTCGTTCCCGCCGTATAACCCGCCAATTTTCATCCAGCGGCAAAGGATTCTGCGGACAGGTTCTCGAATTGACATCAAGTATGCTCACGAATATCGGCGATTTGACTGGCCCATAAGTATCCCTGCCGTATTTAATCAGATTATCGAGACAGGTTTTTACCGCCGTTTCGTATTTACCGTCTGTGTCAGCGAAAAGCGAACTGCTGAGCATTAAAAACGACAGAACAATTGTTTTGTATTTATTACTCATTTCCCTAATTCCCATTATACCTGTCAATCCAGTGCTTTTCAATCTCTTCCAGAGATTTGCCCTTCGTTTCGGGTATAAGCTTATATACGAACAAAAACGCCGGTGCGGTCATCGCCGCGTAAAGTAAAAATGTATTTCCGGCCCCCAAACCGGCCAGCAGTCTCGGCAGTGTCTGTGAAATGATAAACGCTGTAACCCACAGCGCCAACGCTCCCGCTCCGACAGCGCTGCCTCTTGTGCGGGTCGGAAAAATTTCCGAGATAACCACCCATACCCCCGGCCCGTAGGAAAACGCGAAAAACGCAATATAACACAATAACGGCACAAGTATCAGAAATTTGTGAGTGATATTCAAATTAAACATCAGCCCGATGATAAGCAGCGACACAAATGTTCCGCCGATACCGACAAGCAGCAAAGGCCTGCGGCCGATTTTGTCGATTTTCCATATCGCAAGAAAAGTAAACAGCGAATTAATCATTCCGACCGTCACCGCAGCACCGAATGCCCCGCCTACACTAAGACCTGCTTCGATAAGTATCTTCGGTGCAAAATACATCACCGCTGCTATGCCGCTTAAATGTGCAAAAACCGGCAGCATTACGCCTATCAGCAGCGGCCTGCGAAATCTTGCTTCGAACAGTTCGCCAAAGCCGCCGCTTTCAAATTTAATCACTTCGTTTATGTCGGCAAATTCCTTCTGTGCCTCTGCCTGGCCGTTTATGCGAACAAGAACGTTTAATGCCTTTTCGCCTCTGCCTTGCCTTACAAGCCATCTCGGGCTTTCGGGAATAAACAGCAAAGTCAAAAGAAACAGGATCGCAGGTATCGTCTCAGTGCCGAACATTCCTCGCCAGATTTGAGAGACAAACGCCCAATGAAAAAATCCGCCGACTTCTGCAGTGATTACGCCGGCATTATCGCCTGCAACGTGCAGAATAATGCTGTTTACAAAAAACGAAAACAAAATTCCCAGCGTAATGGAAAGCTGATAATACGAAACAAGCCTTCCCCTCAAAGCAGGTGGAGAAACTTCAGATATATAAACCGGGGCCGCCATAGATGTAATGCCGACTCCCAAACCGCCGATGATGCGGGCAACTATCAGCCAGAATGCCGAGCTGGGAAAAATACACCAGACGCAGGAAATCAGCAGAAAAACTGCGGCAAGAATTAGAATGGGCTTTCTGCCGAATTTATCTGTTAAAGGTCCGGCAAACGCTGCACCGAATATACAGCCGAACACTGCAGAGCTTACAATCCAGCCTTCCATATCCGCGTTCAATTGAAACTGGCTTTTGACAAACTCGATTGCGCCGGAGACTATCGCCGTATCGAATCCAAATAAAAAACCGCCCAGCGTCGTTATAAGGCAAATAACGGAAAGGTAGAGCAAGCTCCCTTTTTGTGTTGTTTTATCCATATCTGACCACCTGCAAACAATTAATATTTCCCATATTTTTCAACGAGCTCGCCGACTCGTATTACACGTCTTTCCAATCCATCAGGCGGAACCTGATCTGCCACGCCGAGAACATAACGCGATTCCTGTTTCATCACATTGATTACTTCGATAACGTGTCTGTCAAATTCATCATCACCAACGTGTTCGGTGAAATAAATCCCCGGCACTCCGCCCCAGAGTATCGCGTTTGTGCCTTGAGCGTATTTCGCCCAGTCACCGATTGCCAAATCACCCACTGGCGCAGGTGTCATCGCTTCAATCACACTGAATCCCGCCTGGCATACCTGCCTCAGCAATCCTTTAAGCGTACCGTCAAGATGAATGTACGAATACTTTACCGCAGCTTTTATTCTGCTTGTCCAGTGCGTATGATAATCCTTCATAAAGCTATCGAAAAATTTAGGGCCGACAACTTCCGACGATAAATTTTCCGGTATCATTAAAACTTCCGCAGGACTTGCAAGTGCGATTTCCGCCGCCTTATCGTGACTCTTTCTGACAATCGCCAATGTGTTTTCCAGCAAAGCCCGGTCATTCATAAACATCATTGTAACCGCCACAATGCCCGCATCGAGAGCGACCATTTGCATAAACGGACTTTTAGGCAAATAACAAAGCATTACTCCCATTTCACCGATTTGCTTCAGACGGATATTGGCAAAATCATAATCAGGCTCATATCTCGTATTTTCATGAACATAAGCATAAGCAGACAAGTCCGCTTCGGATTTTATCAAATGCTCTGTCGGCGCATCCGTAAAAGAGGCCTGCATATATGTCCAGCATTCCCGAAGCGTCCCTTTTGGCGTTTCAATCTGTCGAAATTTATTATTATCTTCGTGCCATTCGGTAACTTTACAGTTTTCGATAATTGTTTTGAATGGAAAATATCCCTGCAGATAAAATCCCACGCCGAGCCTGCGATGCCAGTCGATATAAGCCTGAGATTGTTTGAAGTCTGCCGGTTTTTCTCCCCTCCCGATGAGCGCAGATGCCCAATAGTCGAGGTCGCCAAACCACGGAACTATGTCAGGCCTTTTGCCTGCCAATATAGCCAAAACTCTTTGTCTCTGAGTCATAATGAAAATATAATGTACAATCCTTTGTGCTTATTTCAAGAACTGTTTTTACTTTCTGTTCTTTTTGTTGACTTATGTGTTTTTTTCATTATATAGAACTATCGAATATTAAAGTCATCATTGCGAGCAGTCTCGATTTTTTGTGGACGCCTTAAAGGGAAAAAATATGCGACGATTTTCTATCCTGATTCTTGTTTTGTACTTCGTCCCGCTTGCCGCAGGAGCGAAACTCAATAATGATTCGATTATTCAGATTGCCGGCAACGTTGCCTCGAAGGCAGTCGCTGTTGACCTTTACGATAAATATGAATCTTTTTTCGTAGATTTTGGTGTCCTGAAATTTGCACAGGAGACAAACAACCCGGCCTTGAAAAACAAGGTGATTGAAAATTATGATAAATTTCTCAAATCAAACACTTTAACTCCAGGCCACGTTGACAAGAACGCCTGTGGAATTTTAGGATTTGAAATATACCTGCAAACCCATGACCCTGCATACCTTGAAATACCGTTATCTCTTGCCGATGACGAATGGCTTAATCCGCGGGATGACGGCCTGACAAAATATTCACGTTTCTGGACGGATGATATGTTTATGGTTGCCGTGCTTCAGATACAGGCGTATAAAGCAACCGGAAAATCCATTTATCTTGACAGAGCCATTATTCAATTGCTTGCTTATGCCGACAAATTACAGCAGCAAAACGGCCTATTTCAACATACGACAAAAATTCCTGTTTTCTGGGGAAGAGCAAACGGATGGGCGGCATCGGCGATGACAATTACTCTTCAAAATATGTCTAAAGAGCATCCAAAGTATGATACGCTGATGAATATTTATAAAAAATTAATGAATGGTATCTTAAAACATCAGGACGGCGACGGCTTATGGCACCAGGTACTTTTAGACAAAGATAGTTTTCAGGAGACTTCCTGCACTGCGATGTTTACGTATTCGTTTGCAACCGGTGTCAAAAACGGCTGGCTCGATGATTCCTTTAAAAATGCCGCGATTAAAGGGTGGAACGGCTTAACAGGCAAAATTGAAAACGGATTGTTAAAAGATGTCTGCTGCGGAACTGATGAGAATAGTTCTTATAATTATTATTTAGACAGACCGCGAATTACAGGTGATTTTCATGGCCAGGCCCCTCTTCTTTGGGCTGCGACAGCTCTGCTTCAAATGCACAAATAGATATTTGTTTAAAGACGAAATCAGGAGTAAGTGCTGTTTTTATTTTCAACTGCCGGGTTACGGCGCTTTTGTGCAGGTGCCCATATCTAAAAAATTATAATCCAGCATTACCGAAGGTGTGTTTTTCTCTCTCGTCTGCATTTTTTTTATCAGCATAGCAACTGCTTCTCTGCCCATATTTGTTTCAGGCTCAAGCATCGCAGTAGCGGTCAATCCTATTCTTTGATGCGATTCGCAAGCGAAAGTGAGAACAGACAGGTCTTCGGGTATATGTATATTCAAACGGTTGGCAGCCGTCTGCAAAGACGGTATCGAATATGACCAGTATAAAAGCATTGCGGTAGGTCTGTCTTTTTTACTGAGAACATCATAAAACAATTGTGTCTGTTTCTCCATCGTGTCATCGACCCTGTAACTCGGTGTAATATCCAATACTTCGAGCGAAGCGTTTTTCATTGCACAGGTATAACCTTCCCGTCTTTCAGCAACGCTGTAATGCGCATCTTCCCTAAGATCGTTGAAGTAAACATTACAGTAGCTGATTCTCTTGTGCCCTAATTTTATCAGGTGTTCTGTAGCTTTTTTCGCCGCGGTAAAACTGTCCGGATAGATGGCATTGTACGGCATCTTGTAGTTCATCCAGACTGTAGGCATAGAAGTTTTTGCTATGGCTTTCCTGACCATCGGCGGCAAATCCTGATAATAATTCACAATCAGTCCGTCCGCCATTAGAGAGCGAAAGATTTTAGGCATGTCATTGGAATGGCCGGGTTCAGGAATATTGGCCAGCAAAAGATGCATATCCTCTTTCTCAAGATTTCGGTGTATTTCATTTACTAAATTTTCCGGAAGATAACTTTTCCCAGCCATACCGCTCTGGAGCACGGCTACACAGTGAAATTCCCCTGCTTTAATGCCAACCGCATAAGCATTTGGTATATATCCCAGTTCCAAAGCAACTTTCTTTACCTTTTCCTGACATTTTTTGCTGATTCTGTATTTATCAGCTTTTCCGTTCAAAACTCTGGAAACGACAGAGATATCTACCCCTGCCTGATGAGCAATTTCTTTGAGGGTTATTGGCACGGAATTTAGCATTTTTTATATCGCCTAAAAACAAAACATTGCAAATATACTTAGTCGCCATATCTTGTTGTCTGGAGACTTTTACGCATTTTTTTAATATTTTTGCACATTCATATAAAAATGCAAATTTATTAGTTTTTTTAATTTTACAAAGTTGTTATTTTATTGCAAAATTTATCTTTTCCAATCCAGCCCGATAACACTCCCTTTTTCGAAGCCTGGCAATAGACAATTCCATTGCACAAATGTTTGTGCATAAATTTCATTGACAACGAGAAGAAGGATATATACAATACGACAAATGATATTTGTATGTGTTTTTATGAGCAGGCCAATGGTACAAACAAAACGGCTTTTCGCAGGCGGTTACAGTGTAGGTTTTACGCTCGTAGAGTTGCTTGTGGTCATTTCCATTATAGCATTACTTTTAGGGATGCTTCTCCCTGCCTTGAGTAAGGCTCGTGAACAAGGAAGAGCAACGGTTTGTGCAACAAATCTGCGTAACTATGGCCCAGCACTGCTGATGTATGCTCAAGACGACAGCAGCGGAAGGTGCCCCTTCAGCTTCAGTTGGCTGTATAAAATGAAAACTATCATGGACGCAAACGCAACTGGTGAATGTCCTCAAGAGTGCAGATGGCATTTTGACAAACAAAAACCTGATGGTACTTTGTGGCCGTATTTAAAAGCTGCAGATGTTCATATGTGCCCCACATTTAAAAATTTAGCCTTTGCCGGCGGACGTAATAAATGTCCAAATAACTCTCAGCATAGA harbors:
- a CDS encoding sugar porter family MFS transporter, with amino-acid sequence MDKTTQKGSLLYLSVICLITTLGGFLFGFDTAIVSGAIEFVKSQFQLNADMEGWIVSSAVFGCIFGAAFAGPLTDKFGRKPILILAAVFLLISCVWCIFPSSAFWLIVARIIGGLGVGITSMAAPVYISEVSPPALRGRLVSYYQLSITLGILFSFFVNSIILHVAGDNAGVITAEVGGFFHWAFVSQIWRGMFGTETIPAILFLLTLLFIPESPRWLVRQGRGEKALNVLVRINGQAEAQKEFADINEVIKFESGGFGELFEARFRRPLLIGVMLPVFAHLSGIAAVMYFAPKILIEAGLSVGGAFGAAVTVGMINSLFTFLAIWKIDKIGRRPLLLVGIGGTFVSLLIIGLMFNLNITHKFLILVPLLCYIAFFAFSYGPGVWVVISEIFPTRTRGSAVGAGALALWVTAFIISQTLPRLLAGLGAGNTFLLYAAMTAPAFLFVYKLIPETKGKSLEEIEKHWIDRYNGN
- a CDS encoding LacI family DNA-binding transcriptional regulator — its product is MLNSVPITLKEIAHQAGVDISVVSRVLNGKADKYRISKKCQEKVKKVALELGYIPNAYAVGIKAGEFHCVAVLQSGMAGKSYLPENLVNEIHRNLEKEDMHLLLANIPEPGHSNDMPKIFRSLMADGLIVNYYQDLPPMVRKAIAKTSMPTVWMNYKMPYNAIYPDSFTAAKKATEHLIKLGHKRISYCNVYFNDLREDAHYSVAERREGYTCAMKNASLEVLDITPSYRVDDTMEKQTQLFYDVLSKKDRPTAMLLYWSYSIPSLQTAANRLNIHIPEDLSVLTFACESHQRIGLTATAMLEPETNMGREAVAMLIKKMQTREKNTPSVMLDYNFLDMGTCTKAP
- a CDS encoding glycoside hydrolase family 88 protein; the protein is MRRFSILILVLYFVPLAAGAKLNNDSIIQIAGNVASKAVAVDLYDKYESFFVDFGVLKFAQETNNPALKNKVIENYDKFLKSNTLTPGHVDKNACGILGFEIYLQTHDPAYLEIPLSLADDEWLNPRDDGLTKYSRFWTDDMFMVAVLQIQAYKATGKSIYLDRAIIQLLAYADKLQQQNGLFQHTTKIPVFWGRANGWAASAMTITLQNMSKEHPKYDTLMNIYKKLMNGILKHQDGDGLWHQVLLDKDSFQETSCTAMFTYSFATGVKNGWLDDSFKNAAIKGWNGLTGKIENGLLKDVCCGTDENSSYNYYLDRPRITGDFHGQAPLLWAATALLQMHK